Below is a window of Planococcus rifietoensis DNA.
GGGCTGCCTGCAAAATGATCGGCACAAGATGGGATTCAGGACGGTGATCTTCTCCGATTTCGCCTGTCGCCCGTGCGCCCGCTACATTGAAATAGCGCAAGGAAACGAATTTTAACTCATGCGCCACAGACGTCCACTTCATCATTTTTTCCATTGTCAGTTTGGTTTCGCCATATGTGTTAGTCGGCTGCGTCGGCATCGTTTCCGTGATCGGTACGGCTTCTGGCTCGCCGTAAGTGGCGGCTGTGGAAGAAAAGACGATGTTCTTGACGCCGTGTTTTGTCATGGCCTGCAACAGGACCTGAGTGCCGTAGACGTTATTGTCAAAGTACTTTAACGGATTTTCCATTGATTCGCCGACCAATGAATTGGCGGCAAAATGAAGAACTTCGTCGATCGATTCGTTTTCAAATACTGTATCCAGGAAGTTTGCGTCCCGGATATCGCCTTCGTAAAAAACCGCTTCCGGGTGGACCGCTTGCCGGTGCCCGTTCTCCAAATTGTCGACGACCACGACCTGCATGCCTTGGTCGATCAATTGATAAACCGCGTGAGAACCGATATAGCCGGCTCCGCCTAATACCAATACACTCATAATTGCCACTCCTCTACTAGCTCTTTTGCTCCGTCCGAAATTTTCGTTTCGTAAAACGATGGGGGATAGCCGAAATCTTCGCTATAGACTGTTGTCAGTGTTTTTTTGAAATTGTCGATCTGTGCTTGCTCGACGATCGCAATCGCACAGCCGCCGAATCCTGCCCCGGTCATCCGCGCGCCGATGACACCCGGATGGCTCCAGGCCGTCTCCGCAATTTTATCGAGTTCTGCGCCGGTGACTTCGTAATCGTCACGAAGCGAGACGTGGGAGGCATTCATCAAGTTTCCGAACGCTTCGATATGGCCTTGCTCCAGTTCGCTGAGCGCACGCACGGTCCGCTCATTTTCGTAGACGGCGTGCTTGGCGCGTTTCCGGTTGATATCGTTTGTGATCAAATGCTTGTGCTGTTCGAATTGCTCGCCGGACAGTTCGCCCAGGCTGTCGATCGGCAATTCTTTTTGCAAATCTGCCAAAGCCTGTTCGCATTCGCTGCGGCGTTCGTTGTACTTGGATGCGGCAAGTGTCCGTTGTTTATTGGAATTGATGATAACGATCTCGTAACCGTTCAATTCGACCGGTGCATAACTGAATTTCAGTGTTTGGCAATCCAGCAGCATCGCATGGTCTTTTTTGCCTTTGCCGATGGCGAATTGGTCCATGATGCCGCTGTTGACGCCGAGGTAATCGTTTTCCACTTTCTGCCCAAGGCGGATCATCTGCAGACGCTCAATCTCCAAATCGAATAGCTCTTCTAGCACAACGCCTGTCGCCATTTCAATGGAGGCAGAAGAGGAAAGGCCAGCGCCGTTTGGGATGTCTCCATAAAATAAGACATCCATGCCCGAAGGAATTGAAAAACCGTTTTCGATGAATGTGTGGATCATGCCTTTCGGGAAGTTCGCCCAGTCGTGATCTGAGTTGAAGGATAAATCGCTAAGTGTGCACTCGATGATGCCGGCATCCGGAAAGTTCATCGAATAAAAGCGCAATGTTTGGTCAGCGCGTTTTCTCGCGATGGCGTAAGTGCCAAGTGAGATCGCGGCTGGAAACACATGGCCACCATTGTAATCGGTATGTTCACCGATCAAATTGATGCGGCCGGGTGCGAAAAAAGAACGCGGTGTGTCAGTGGTCTGAAAGATATCCTGGTAGTTTTGCAGCAAATCTGGCTGTGTCATCATGTCCCTCCAATACTTTGTAAATTAATTTAATTAACATAAGTATATGGTATTTTGTTAAACTATTCAATAAAGAAACTGAAAACTTTAAAAACGGAGGAATTAGCATGCGCCAAGGCAGCTTTCAATGGATGAAATCGATGAACAAATCGATCATCCTCAATAAAATCAGGACGCAAGGGCCAATCTCCAGGGCGCAGATTGCGCGCGAGACCAACTTGACTCGCCCGACAGTGAGCAGCAATGTAAAAGAACTGATCGACCAAAACATTGTCGAAGAAAGCGATATTGGCCAATCGCAAGGCGGCCGCAAGCCGACGATGCTAGTCATCAATCACGGCGCTTTTTGCATTCTCGGGGTGGATGCCGGACCGGATTCGATCGAATGCATCGTGGCAGACCTCTCTGGAAAAGTGCTTGAAAGATCCGAAACCCAATTGCAATTGCCAACCGATAATGAAAAATTTCTCGACGCCTTGAAACGCTGCATCCAGAACTGCCTCGTGAAAGCAGCAGGAAAAGACGTCGTCGGCATCGGAGTTGCGATGCATGGGGTGGTGGATGTCAAAACAGGTGTATCTTTGGTGGCACCGAATTTAGGGCTTGCCGATATCCCGATCAAAGAAGAGCTTGAGAACACGTTCGGTTTGGAAGTGAAAGTGGAAAACGATGCACGCGCCATGGCGCTCGGGGAGTTTTGGTTCGGCGACCATGGTGAACTCGAGAGCATGCTTGCGGTCAATATCGGCCGTGGCGTGGGCGCAGGGATGATCATCGGCGGAAAGCTATATCATGGTTCCTCTGATATCGCCGGGGAGATCGGCCATATGACAATCGACCTGAACGGTCAGGTGTGCGAATGCGGCAACCGAGGCTGCCTGCAGACCTTTGTCGCGGGACCCGCAATCACGCGGAACATCAGCGAGAAAACAGCGCAATCACTGAGTGCAGAACAAGTTTTCGAACAAGCGCTGGATGGCAATAAAGCATGCATCGAGGTACTGACACAAGCCGGAAGGGCGATGGGCGTTGGGTTGACCAATCTGATCCATATCATCAATCCAGAAAAAATCGTTCTCGGCGGCGGCGTTTCCAAAGCACAGCAATTCATCCTGCCGGCAATCCGTGAAACGATTCAGGCGTCTGCATTGACGCAATCGGCAAGCCGGACGCAAGTGGAAATTACCAAGCTTGGCGACGACGCCACGTTAATCGGGGCAGTGACGCTGTTGTTGGTGGACGTCTTTGAACTGACGTAAAGTGAATGGTTGTGTAGGGGGATATAAACATTGGAAGGGTGATCAACAAGATGGCAATTACTAAAAAAACATTCGGCCAAATCAATGGCCATGATATCACGCGCTATACATTGACGAACGACAAGGGTTTTCAAGTCTCGTGTCTCGACTACGGCTGCATCATCACGGAAATCCTGGCGCCAGACCGAGACGGCTTGTTGGAGAATGTTGTACTCGGCTTCGATACATGGGAAGAGTACGGAAGCAATCCGCATTATTTCGGTGCCGTCGTCGGGCGTTTTGCCGGCCGTATCCAAGAAGGCGCTTTTACAATAGAAGGAACGGATTACCAGCTCGCCAAAAATTCCGATGGCCAGCATTTGCACGGCGGTCCTGGCGGCTTTCACGCGGCCGTCTGGAAAACGAAAATGATTGAAACCGAAAACGAGTCGATTGTAGAATTTACCCATTTCAGCCCGGACGGAGAAGAAGGGTTTCCCGGGAATCTAACGATGACGGTTCGCTACATCGTGAAAAACGATGAAAATCAATTGACGATTTCCTACTTCGCGAACTCCGATAAAACGACCTTGCTGAACGTCACCAACCATTCCTACTTCAATTTGAGCGGCGATTTCAAGCGGACGATTGTGGATCATCAACTGACGATCCCAAGCGGCCACTACGCAGAGTTAAACAGCGACATGCTGCCGACGGGGAAACTGGTGCCGGTAGAGGAAGATCCGCTATTTGATTTCCGCAAAGGCAGAACCATCCGCGAAGGGACAGACTCTAAGCATCCGCAAATCGAACTGGTCGGCGGCGGCTATGACCACCCATTCCTATTGGATAAAGAAGTACGACCGGTGATCGTGCTTAAAGACGAGGAAAGCGGGCGCAGTTTGCAGGTTGAAACAACAGAGCCGGCAGTCGTCTTGTACACCGCCAACCATATCGGCGGCCCGTATTCATTCAAAGGCGTGGCGGCTCAAAACCAGCTCGGGCTATGCCTCGAAACGCAAGGCATGCCAGATTCCATCCATCATCCGCATTTTCCTTCTGCGATATTGAAAGCAGAGGAAGCGTTTGAGTCGCGGACTGTGTATCGGTTTGTGTAGTAGTGCTGTCCCTGTGCACGACACAATTCGGGCAGCCGAAACCGCAGTGTGACGGACTTGGGGTATGAAATCGTCCCTGTGCACGACACAATTATAAACAAAAAGGCAAGCGCAAATTTGTGCTTGCCTTTTCTCATTCACTCTCCGAAAATCTCTTCAGAAACTTCCACGATGTAGCGCAGTTTGTCCCATTGCTGTTCTTCTGTGAGGATATTACTGTGATGGGTCGAAGCGAATCCGCATTGCGGGCTGATAAATAGCTGTTCGAGCGGCAAACTTTGGACCAACTATACTAATGTTTCCGAAGGAATTAATATAGCTTGACAATCAAGTAAAAAAGAGTAAAAATTAAGTAAAACAATTTACTTGATTTAAAAGTGGAGGTGGAATCATTGGCTACAATTAAAGATATTGGTGAAAAGACTGGATTTTCTATTTCTACGGTTTCGCGCGTACTTAGCAATGACCAAAGTTTATCAGTTCCTGAAGAAACTCGGGAAAAGATATTCGAGGCAGCGGAACAGTTGAACTATCGTAAAAAAACAGTGAAGTCACTTGTGAAAAATATCGCTTTTTTATATTGGTTGACTGAGAGAGAAGAATTGGAAGATGTCTATTTCAAGACCATGCGTATTGAAATA
It encodes the following:
- a CDS encoding galactokinase; its protein translation is MMTQPDLLQNYQDIFQTTDTPRSFFAPGRINLIGEHTDYNGGHVFPAAISLGTYAIARKRADQTLRFYSMNFPDAGIIECTLSDLSFNSDHDWANFPKGMIHTFIENGFSIPSGMDVLFYGDIPNGAGLSSSASIEMATGVVLEELFDLEIERLQMIRLGQKVENDYLGVNSGIMDQFAIGKGKKDHAMLLDCQTLKFSYAPVELNGYEIVIINSNKQRTLAASKYNERRSECEQALADLQKELPIDSLGELSGEQFEQHKHLITNDINRKRAKHAVYENERTVRALSELEQGHIEAFGNLMNASHVSLRDDYEVTGAELDKIAETAWSHPGVIGARMTGAGFGGCAIAIVEQAQIDNFKKTLTTVYSEDFGYPPSFYETKISDGAKELVEEWQL
- a CDS encoding ROK family transcriptional regulator, which produces MRQGSFQWMKSMNKSIILNKIRTQGPISRAQIARETNLTRPTVSSNVKELIDQNIVEESDIGQSQGGRKPTMLVINHGAFCILGVDAGPDSIECIVADLSGKVLERSETQLQLPTDNEKFLDALKRCIQNCLVKAAGKDVVGIGVAMHGVVDVKTGVSLVAPNLGLADIPIKEELENTFGLEVKVENDARAMALGEFWFGDHGELESMLAVNIGRGVGAGMIIGGKLYHGSSDIAGEIGHMTIDLNGQVCECGNRGCLQTFVAGPAITRNISEKTAQSLSAEQVFEQALDGNKACIEVLTQAGRAMGVGLTNLIHIINPEKIVLGGGVSKAQQFILPAIRETIQASALTQSASRTQVEITKLGDDATLIGAVTLLLVDVFELT
- the galE gene encoding UDP-glucose 4-epimerase GalE, with the protein product MSVLVLGGAGYIGSHAVYQLIDQGMQVVVVDNLENGHRQAVHPEAVFYEGDIRDANFLDTVFENESIDEVLHFAANSLVGESMENPLKYFDNNVYGTQVLLQAMTKHGVKNIVFSSTAATYGEPEAVPITETMPTQPTNTYGETKLTMEKMMKWTSVAHELKFVSLRYFNVAGARATGEIGEDHRPESHLVPIILQAALGQREEITVFGDDYDTPDGTCIRDYVHIEDLVNAHLLALDYLRNGGENDVFNLGSSQGFSVNEMISAARSVTGKDIPVKIGPRRAGDPSILVASTEKATRILGWNPSHTSVTKIIEDAWNWHSAHPAGYGEEVKL
- a CDS encoding aldose epimerase family protein; this translates as MAITKKTFGQINGHDITRYTLTNDKGFQVSCLDYGCIITEILAPDRDGLLENVVLGFDTWEEYGSNPHYFGAVVGRFAGRIQEGAFTIEGTDYQLAKNSDGQHLHGGPGGFHAAVWKTKMIETENESIVEFTHFSPDGEEGFPGNLTMTVRYIVKNDENQLTISYFANSDKTTLLNVTNHSYFNLSGDFKRTIVDHQLTIPSGHYAELNSDMLPTGKLVPVEEDPLFDFRKGRTIREGTDSKHPQIELVGGGYDHPFLLDKEVRPVIVLKDEESGRSLQVETTEPAVVLYTANHIGGPYSFKGVAAQNQLGLCLETQGMPDSIHHPHFPSAILKAEEAFESRTVYRFV